CTCCGAAAATCATATGAATAACGTGTTGCGGTTATTCTTGCTCATTTTTTCTGTTGGACCCCCTATttttgaaatgattcttggctcgatcacttagAAACTCCCGAAGGTGCCCGTAGTTGAATAAcagggctacttcttctctcagctGTCTGAAacctccgttctgtggccatgggtgccatgatacttgcatatttggttgggattTCTCTGGGTTGGATCGatctgtagaggtcgaggccgtttagtatctttgatgcatccAATAGACGAtgcgatggcggatgcatcaacattgaagttatattccgacaatcgtggtgcttctttaggtccggtatgcccgtcgaaaccattcttgctcatgagccctcgagagctctggcCTCGATCATTGCTCCTTTCACCTCTTACAGGGTTGCGCCCAGGTCCATTTTCCCTACGATCTTCATTATACGACCGGTATCGCTCCCTGTTCAACCTTGGTTCTCAATCAATGTCCCTTCTGGTTCTTTCAACGGGCTTgataggataaacggacccggaaagAGCCCCCAGTTGTCGTCTTTGactctaatctttgattgatatagATTATGTACATTTGCCCAGGTAACATCCGGGTACtcaatcaagttctgcttcaactgctgtgaagcagtgagcttcgttcatttagtccttgagtgaaagctttgaacagcccaatcatcggcgaccggtggtagatccattcgttccatttggaactGAGACacaaactctctgagcatctcgttatctttcttctttaccttgaaaaggtccgacttcctagtctcAACCTTTATGGCTTTGGCATGTGCTTTTGCAaaagagtctgcaagcatggaaaaagaatcaatagagttggatggtaaattatgataccatatcatcgcTCCCTTTGGCAAggtctccccgaatttctttagtaacacgaattcgatctcgtcattctctagatcattccctttaattgcacatgtgtaagaggtgacatgctcgttggggtcggtcgttccattatacttaAGAATCTCGGGCATGaaaaacttcttggggatcggtttgggAGCTGCACTCGGGGAGAAGGGCTTTTGTACAAACATTTaggaatccaaacccttcaatattggtggtgcccccgggatttgatcaacCCTGGAATTATAAGTTCCCACCTTCTTGTCGTTTgcttcgatcttcttttcccctcGATTCAACTCGCTTCgttagttcctcgagcatcttcatgattgcGGGATCGTTCCCCGGTTCATTTCTATTTGATTTCTTTGACATCGATTTGACCTTGTGAACAACTTCCTGGGACGGCTTGGGCTCGATTTTGCTTGGTGCATGGTTCTGGTTTCGGAGCTGTGCTATCGcggcttgttgagcctgcaacatctTGAAGATCATTCGAAGGCTGATTCCGCCTTCTTCACCGCCATGTGTGCTCTGAGCGTCCGATCGAACATCTATGCGGACGCTATTCTCGGGATCGACGACCAAATTTGCATTAACGGCTACATGCGAGCTGACGTCGATCGGATCTACTATCGGAACTCCATCAAGGCCAACTAGAGGTACGCCATTCCCTGGTGCTATGTTGTCATTTTCATCATGGTGACCGAAGTCATTGTCCACGTGTACGAGTGCTGCCTaagagtttgacatgttgatcttgaaatcaaagatactcacaaagaaaaagtataaaatagtgtgtgttacgaGGGTTAGTACCAGCCGATCACTATTATCCATAGTTCCATGGTGGGCACCAAAccgtttacccgaaaaacggataacaattgaatttatacgtggctttaaggatacgtgatataacttggcacaaattgGGAAACTATATATATTAATGTTGAAATTaactataaaagaaataaatgcaaaTCAAATAAATCAATTAGCCCTGGCTCTCAAGTTCGATCACCCTCAAACCAAGTGGAGAATAAACTGATACAAGAACAAAGTAAACAGATATTGAAAACCAGAAGAAAGACagtatattgctttgtattgcataaaaattgacgtctctacaaatgatcagaccccctttatatagtaggggagtcttaCTCCTGATAtaattctaaatacagtaaggAATCTAATGATAGGTTAATTAATTGGCCTCTCCTTGATATGCGCCGGGATTTTCGTCATGATTTTCGCCCAATTGCGGATATTTTGGCTTTCTGTTTTTTGGCTCGATAAGCTTCCCTCAGTCTCGCTCGGTCACTATcttgctcgatctcgatcttggatGATCTCGATTTTAATCGGTCTTTAGACTGCGAGCTCGGCACTCAAACCTTACATCATGGTTCGATATTACACGAGTTCGAACCTTGGTCTATTATGTTCCAGTCTCGATTAGTCATTCGAATGGCAAGCTCGATTTTAATCGTATAGAATACCATAATAGTTTGTTTTCATGCACTCGTCTGCCAACTCATATGTCTGAGATAATTTGTTATTCCAATTGAGTTGAGATCCTCCTGTCTATTATCTATAGCAGAGCGAATGATGAACAAAGAGCGCACAAAATAAAGTCCAAAGTGAAAGGTTTCAATGAATTACATGTAAAAACgtaaatttttcaaaatattgcTATTGATGGTGTTACTTGATACCAGACTCAAGATTGAACATGCTTTTTCGTGATTTCTTGACTAAAGTAGAAACCCCAGGCCATTTTCATGGTTAACTATGTATCTAAATCAAACTGTACATATAATCAATCCTCAATGCTTTGAATCTCTCCATCTAGTACTTTCTTCAACATCCAAAACTTACCTATTATATGGCTATAAGAACTAACCCATAATCCAAAGGTATGTATCATAGATTTATAATGCATTATATGACTCAACATAATTGCCCATCCACCTTTTTACAAACTGTACCAAATCTTTACAAACTTATCGTACCATCTTAATGGATTTATTTATAGTCTTTTAGATGACTATTTATATCAAAAAAATTCAAACCTTATTCTAAGACcacttttattttccttcactttcATTCTCCATATACCAtttgtagttaatttcagttgaTCAACAAAGAGTAAATTACAGTACACCAACAAAAAGCACAAAACATGGGAAAATACATTGAAGAAACAACAAGACTAAATAATCTTTGTGGGTACttacataaaagaaacaaaatctaAATGAAAGATtaagaaaacacaaaaaaaatcaaCTAATGTTAATTAAGTGGTAAGAAAGCACAAACAATGAGCAATTAATCTAAGATAGCAACTATGGCTTTAGAAACCTTAACAAATTCGTAGGTTTGTGTAAGTGTCTCAGATCCAACCGTTGCACATGTTAACTAAATAGAAGTATATCTTAATACAAAAAAGTTAACTTAGACGAAAAGGGGAGAAGGGTGACATTACCAACTAATGATAATAGTGGTTGATCTTTTTCTCAAATTACCTATAAAGAAATTGGTCCCCAACCATTTTGTGATCGATTCTGCAAGAAATTGAAGCGAAATAACCGAAAGCTAAATTGGTGAGTACATGTACTAAAAGGACAGTCCAAAGTTGTTTTGCCTGTTAAAAAAACAGAGAGAGTAAAAAGTGAAGAATAACAGATTGGATGTTGAAATTGTGGATCATAAATTTCAGaaggaataattttttttttaaaatggaaaAGGTTACCAACCTTTTATTCTTAAGTTACCAATCACGTGTGCTTCTATTTTGGCTGTAGGATTGATGGATTTTTAGTGGTCAAAAGAAAAATGTCATTGGAACACTGAAGAATGGAATACATGAAAGGAACTTTTTTTATCATGGAAGAGAGAGGATGGATAGCAGAGTTCAAAATTACCGCCATCAAGAAGAAACGGTTTGGTAAAGCTACGACTATCAATGAAGGAAAACGGAACGTTTGCGTTTCTCCAATAAGTTAACCGTTCGGATTAGTTAATTAATGGGAAAAATAGGATAAAGCCTTAAATGTTTgcggaaaaagataaaaaaattctGATCATTAAAGCATGCCACGTAACCGGGCTAATGCCccttaattttatatatatatatatatatatatatatatatatatatatatagagagagagagagagagagagagagagagagagagagagagagagagagagagagagagagagagagagagagagagagagagagagagagagagagagttttaaatattttttatcatttaatcttgattaattaatttttttttaacactTCATCACATAATCATGCTAAATTTAAGTGGTTGTTTGATTTAATGAAATTGATAACAAATAAACCTTTTAACTATAACTTACATTAGAAGTTATTGTTTTAGATACGGAAAAGGGTAAAAAAACATCCCTGTACTATTCGAAAATATTCATTTAGACCCCCGTTATACTATTGGTCCACTATAGTCCCGACGTCATAGAATTGGTACAAAAATACCCTTTCGTCGTTAAGACCCTCCACCACGTCAATATTATCCCATGTGACCTGATATATTGCTGAGGTGGATGCCATGTGGCATGCCACCTCATTGCATCTATCTCATTTTACCTTTCccctacttcttcttcttccacaCCACATCCCTCTTTACCCAACCACCGCCAACTCCTTTACCACGCACCTATTCTTTCACCCCAAGTCTTGACACCATCAGATCACCATTCTTTCGCAAAAAATTAAACTGAATCGAAATCTTGCTTTTTTATGAACTGTACTTTTCCAACAAATCATTTGAAATCAAATTGAACACGGCGATGGAGATGGAGAAGCAGAACACTGAGGATCTTTACATTGATAAGAAGCAGAAAACAGGGAATCAACAGGATGAGGCAGCTAAAGCTCCTCGGTCTCTAAAAAAGCCTCGCCAAAATAAAACTTAAGTAGGAAAAGGTCGACTATAATTGGGTTTTAGCTCGGGGAAATTTCTGCTTTGCCCTCCAATTTGCTGTCATTCTCGTGTGAACATATGCGATACGGGAGATAAACTCTTTAAAATTTGGATACTTcaacaaaaaaaacaaatgcCTAATCTCAATGAAAAATCTAATGATATGGTAACTAGTGTAGAATTAGTAATACTCTTTGATTATTTCTATCTCTAAGCCTAATTAACTATTGTTCAGAAGCTCTTTGCTTATTATATGTACTAGTAAAGATCGAATGTTTATGTTACTGTGGATGTATTAAGAAACTTGGTATCATTACAAAAATCTGAAATCAAATTGAAAAATGAaacccaaaaatcaaaattttcgTTTCAGTTTGATTTTCGGTGAAAGCATGGTGATTTAATGGTGTCAAGATTAGTGATTGGATAGTGGTGGAAGAATAGGTGCGTGGTAAATGAGAAGGTGATGTTGGTGGTAGTTGGGTAAACGAGGGAGGTGGTGGTGGAAAAAATAGGGGAAGGATAAACTTGGATATAGATATGATGAGGTGGCAGACCAGCTAGGCAATATGTCAGGTCACATTGGATAATATTGGCATGGTGGAGGGTCGTAACGATGGAGGAATATTTTTGCATCAATTCTATGATCGTCGGGGCTGTAGTAGACCAATATATAATGGAAGGTATAAATGAACATTTTCGAATAGTGAAAGGTATTTTTGACCCTTTGCCATTTTAGATATTTCTGTTGTTTTTGGTCTATTTTTGATGTATGCACAACTTTTCGAGATGTAGTCATTATTTTTTGTTAAGTCTTTCTTTCTACGGTTTTTGTTAAATTAAAGTCagaatttattaaattttaaCAAAGACAAAAAAATGCTCTTTGACaaacttaaaaaattaaaattgcgTATGATATATGTAAgtgattattttaaatttaatccAAACATAAGGGATCATctatgtcaaaaaaaaaaaaaaaaaaaaaggttgccCCTTTTTCGTTCCTAAAATAGatggagaataagaagagaaatATAACGGCGAATTCATGGCGGGACTTAAGAGCACTGCAGCTGCTAAACCTCCAAGCTAGAAGCGGCACAAATGCTCTACTGATCAAACCATGGTGCCTCATTCACTTCAATTTCTCCGTTTCATTCCCTCCTCCATTCGCCGCCTTTCCATTTCCCCCTACAAACCCCAGGTAATTTTATTCTCTCTTTACGTATACACAATTAAAAATATggatatttgttagtttgaactTAGAATTCAGTCATAAGTATAGTTTTTATCTTGTTCGTATTATTTTTGCTTTTTGTTATAAGTTTTCTGCTTATTATGTGTCTTTTTTGGGGCTTAATTATTTATCAGAATGGAATTGCTTGGACAAGGATGTTGAGCACTGATGCATCTTGGGCAGGTGATAAAAACCATCTtttcttgtttagttttatttGTATGATTCTAAAGTTCAACTCATTTTTAATTAACATAAAAagttcaaatatattttttttgggggAGGGGGGTAACCTTCTATACGTTCTTGACAGCCCATCTTTGTCCCAGTAGAGTCTTTCATGGGTACGTTTCGGTCCTCTTCTCTATTACTTAGAAAAATGAGCCACCGGTTCAGGTACAAGATACTATCATTACCGCCTGGACAATTAGACATCCAACCCGTAATCGCAACGACCCAATTGCAAGAGCGGAGCTCTACCAACTGAGCTATATCTCCCGGAGCCAAGTGGAGCGTGCATGAAGTAGTCGGAttcttcttctattcttttcccTGGCGCAGTTGGGCCATCCTGTACTTGAACCAGAGACCTCACCCGTGAAGTAAatcatcgcacctacggtccaaccaattgggagagaatcaatagattcctttTCGGGAGCGATTCATCCTTCCCGAACGCAAAAATTGAATTTGATATATTATAAGACTTTGGAACAATTAGAAAATTATATTATAAAATGCTTGGTTGCAAGTTCTGTAATTGTCTGGTGCTTTTGTGTTATACATACCATTTGTATCTAGTCTTTCAAACTTTTCGATGGCTGAATTTTGCTGTACCATGTTTCGAGGTTAGAATTATGTAGCAGGTTTTCTCCTTGAGTCCCTTCTTGACATTGTATGCATAATCCCCATGTGAAGCTTTCTTGTGTTATTCTATGTGATCCGAATAACACTGACTGGGAAAGGGGAAAAAAGAGAGTGCATAATATCGGTTAGTTACACCGAGAGTTAAAAAGGGGCAAAAAAAGAGAGTACACATAGAGTTAAATGTTTCTAAATATCTTGTTTCTTGATTAGTCAAAGATTAGACATCAACCCTTAATATATTGAGATTAGGAAGAAGAAATTATTCTGTTCTGCCAAGAATATTGAACATGTTGATTTTTAGTTGATAGCTGTTTACCATGGCAACTCATTCTCAGCTATGCAGCTAGCACATCTATCCAGAAGTCTGcatggtatttttttttttttgagaaagaacTCTACTTGGTAAAATTTGTTTTGCATTATAGTGTGGTATTACTATATATGTTTCGATTTAGTATGAAACATAATACTTATTGCCGTAAAATATCGGTTCCCTTGCAAATCAAAGAGCAATTATTTGGCAGAAAACTCGACAAATAGGAAATAGGACGAGATTACGTTCTCAACTAGTAAATGTATGTAAGATAATGCTTTTTTGTATGCTGCCAAACCAATTGCTTGTCTCCAAGTACAGTTTTAGGTTGCTGTTACCTATTGGTGTTAAACTGCATGAAATCTTTTTGTGCCTTCATCGTATATCATGCTCCTCGAGCATTCAGGCGTCTCTTGATAACTCCAACCTTGTTTTTTGTTGAATCTCAGAAGGTGAATTTGATGATATCCAAGATGATACCAAAACATCAGAGAAAGCCACTGCATTGCATTCGGCCCTCTCGCAGCTTGTAGGTGATTTTGGCAAAGAATCAATGTTGTCCTTGCAGCGCTTCTTTGGTGCTAGACGACGTGCACCTGTTTTACCTACTGGCTCGTTGAGGCTTGATCTAGCACTTGGGATTGGAGGACTACCCAAGGTGATTTTATATAAAGTGATTACATTAGATGTGCTTATTTCCAAATGTGGATTTTGTCTCCGATACCGGTTGCATAAATGGGGTCTTCATGTAGTGCTGATGTGCTGTTCTCTAAATTTTGAATCCCAAACAAGTAATGGCTGATTTTCTGTTTTCCTGTATGTGCAAAGGGCCATGAATGTCTGATCTCTTGAAGCATTTTATTTGTTAGGGTTTGCAATTTTCTTTTGCCAGACTTTGGTTTCTTTTGTGCGGAGAGGATTAGGACAGTATAGTGTatatttgtcttaacttatcttgAAAATAACCATATTGGATGTAAAAATCAGCTGCTGTTCTCAACCAACTTGTTTAAGGCTAGCATCCAATTAAAAGTGGTTCTTTATTGGCTTTCAGTGGCATAATTGTCTGAGGATAGTCATGTGCCTAGTGCATTCTCTTTTTCTGCTGTGAGGTTCACCAAATGGATATATGTCATTGAACAATAGGAAGATGCTAGTGCCATTTGTCACCATAGTTCCTTTTCCTCTGGGGAAGGGTTCTTCCAGTACCGTAGTAGTTTCCGGGGATGATTAGTTATAAAATAATGATTTCAGTGCATGTTGCTTCTCTGGATCAAATTACTTCTTCGTGTGTTTTAAATTTGTAGTAATCTGTATAATGATTTTAGTGCCTGTTGCTTCTCTAAATCAAAGTACTAAGATATTGTTGTTGTAACAAGGATATTGCGGGGTATTAACACTTGCTGTTCATTTGAATTTTCTTCTAAAGGGAAGAATTGTTGAAATTTATGGACAAGAAGCATCTGGGAAGACAACACTTGCCCTTCATGTAATTAAAGAGGCTCAAAAGCTTGGAGGTGAATAATTCAATGACCTTTTACTAGTCACATTATGTTTTCCTAGCTTATTATTTATTCATATTGTATGAATGGAAACTTTATCTTTTCCAATTGGGTACTATCCTTACTTTTTTCTTTTGCATAGTTGTCATGGCAGCAAATTTTTTGTGCTTATATAAATGAGCATATTATATTGGCTAAGAAATGGATTGAGTGTTCTCGGAGTTTTGTATGTCGCAGaactgtcttttttttttttttggaaaatgattaTGTCGTAGAACTCTCAAGAAAAGACTACTTTTATTGTGATCTTGTTCTCAAATTTTGATTAGAAAACAACTAGATCTTATTTGATCTAGTTTGACACAAAAAGTGATACCACTTGAAACGAGGGGCACCACAGAATGATTGAAAAAACGACCTTAGACAGTAGTGATATTAAGCATTTTGATCTGCAGATATACATATTGCAATCCATATTGTTTCCAACCTAATTACTTAGAAGAAATTAATGAAGAGTAAACAAGAAAGTGGCTCTTGCTCTCAACGATAAGGATGATTTACCTTTTGGAAGGAAACATTTCAATGTTTAGCATGAGATAATGATATCCAGAATGGTAAGTGTGAAATCTTTACAACCATTTCAGTTTTTCCTTCCTCAAACAGTTTTCAAATTAGTTTCCTCTCATCCTATTATCTTTTTACTGATAGGTTACTGTGCATACCTGGATGTCGAAAATGGAATGAACCCCTCTCTTGCTGAAGCAATAGGGGTTAATGTAGAAAATCTCCTTATTTCACAGCCAGATTCTGCTGAGAATCTGCTAAGTATTGTTGATACCCTGACAAAAAGTGGATCCATGGATGTAATTGTGGTTGATAGTGTAAGTGCTACCCTTTATAATTCAAGGCTGATTTATTTGCTCCAATTTTCCCAATATGTGTCAACAATTCCCTTTTTCATTCTTGTATTTTCTATAATGTACCCAACCTGTTACTTCATCATATTGATCCCCTAGACTCAGGCTGCTAAttgaaatttctagttttattttttaaatttttttcttttaacaggTGGCAGCTCTTGTTCCCCAACTTGAGCTTGATGCTACTTTAGGTGACTCTCCTAAAGGCTTACAATCAAAGATAATGACACAAGCACTACGTAAAATTCATTATTCGTTATGCAACTCTAGCACACTAATTATTTTCGTTAATCAGGTTTGTTCTGGTTACTAGAACACATTATATCTTGCAATCTGTTTTCTGTTACAGCTGGCATACTGATCTGACCTCTTTTTAGGTAAGATCGAACAAAAGATTAGCTCGAGGCTCAGGGCGTATGGAGGAAGTAACTTGTGGTGGAAATGCTTTGCCTTTTTATGCTGCTGTACGACTTAGAACGATTAGAAAACAATTGCTTAAGACCAAGGATAAGGTAAATATTGCATTTTTTGACTCATTGGTTCGTGCCTTCAGAAATATTTTGTAGTAGGccaattatgatatgaattgttcCGAATATGTCATTCCGGTCTCTTTTTTATGAGCATGAGAAGGA
This DNA window, taken from Nicotiana tabacum cultivar K326 chromosome 15, ASM71507v2, whole genome shotgun sequence, encodes the following:
- the LOC107784664 gene encoding DNA repair protein recA homolog 2, mitochondrial-like — protein: MVPHSLQFLRFIPSSIRRLSISPYKPQNGIAWTRMLSTDASWAEGEFDDIQDDTKTSEKATALHSALSQLVGDFGKESMLSLQRFFGARRRAPVLPTGSLRLDLALGIGGLPKGRIVEIYGQEASGKTTLALHVIKEAQKLGGYCAYLDVENGMNPSLAEAIGVNVENLLISQPDSAENLLSIVDTLTKSGSMDVIVVDSVAALVPQLELDATLGDSPKGLQSKIMTQALRKIHYSLCNSSTLIIFVNQVRSNKRLARGSGRMEEVTCGGNALPFYAAVRLRTIRKQLLKTKDKITGLGICVKVVKNKLAPAATEAELRIQFGGGFCIESEVLELACEHEVILKGGGSYFIDGQVLNSRQDAEDYLAANGAVLAKIVDTLRDQLFVNKMVKITD